One Thermovirga sp. DNA segment encodes these proteins:
- a CDS encoding ImmA/IrrE family metallo-endopeptidase, which translates to ENIPEWASLEAGQWKGLDDFDLLAKAERACGKSVEIVRVRMPFSIWGLHVARGQRARIYVNGLLPELWRRFAVFHEIYHLTHHAKGEDFWSHTATPMTSFEYQADLFAWAAIIDEWIEGASW; encoded by the coding sequence CGAGAATATCCCGGAGTGGGCTTCCCTCGAGGCCGGCCAATGGAAGGGGCTTGACGATTTCGACCTCCTCGCGAAAGCGGAAAGAGCCTGTGGAAAATCCGTGGAAATCGTAAGGGTTCGGATGCCCTTCTCCATCTGGGGCCTGCATGTCGCCCGGGGGCAAAGGGCCAGGATCTACGTCAACGGCCTCCTACCGGAATTATGGAGGCGTTTCGCCGTCTTCCACGAGATATACCATCTCACCCATCACGCCAAGGGCGAAGACTTCTGGTCCCATACCGCCACCCCGATGACGAGTTTTGAATACCAGGCGGACCTTTTCGCCTGGGCCGCCATAATCGACGAGTGGATCGAGGGTGCTTCCTGGTGA